AGTGTCCACCCACCTCATGGACGTCTCCATCGTGTTCTTCCTGGCGGGCCTCGGCACGCAGATCGGCCCGTCCCTGACGAAGTTCACCGGCATCGGTCCTGCGATCCTGCTGCAGGAGGTGGGCCACGTGGTGGGCACGGTGATCCTGGCCCTGCCGGTCGCTGTTGCGCTTGGCCTGGGCCGCACTGCGGTCGGCGCCACCTGGTCGATTGACCGCGAGTCCTACCTTGCCTTCGCCATTCAGCGCTTTGGCGTCCGCTCCCCCGAGTACCGCGGCGTGTTCGCTGTGTGGGTTCTGGGCAGTGTGTTCGGCGCCGTGTTCATCTCGCTGCTGGCAGGCCTTCTGGGGGGACTGGACTTCTTTGACCCGCGGGCCCTCGCGCTGGGACTTGGCCTCGGGTCCGCCTCCATGATGCTCGGCGGCGTGGGTGCCCTGTCCATCCTGTACCCGGAAATGGCGGGCGAGATCATGGCCCTCGCTGCCCTCTCCAACCTGGTGACCAACATCGTGGGCTTCTACGCCGGCGTTTTCATCGCGCTACCGATGTGCCAAAAGCTCTACAGGATGTGGTCCCGTATCTTCGGACGGGACGACCTGGGCCGCCGTGTCCGCCGCGGAGCTCTCCTTGGCGCCGCAGCCGGGACCCAAGCAGGCGGGTCCGTCCAGGCACACCGGGGCGGCGCGGTCACGGAGCCGGATGAGTTGTCCGGCACTGACACCGTGGACGTCCACGGCATCGAAGCGGACCCCGTTGTTGTCCGCTCCCCCAAGACGTGGCTCGCCGCGTTCGCCGCGACAGGAGCGGCCGGCGTCCTCCTGAACGCGCTCGGCACGGGATCAGTGCGGCCGCTGGATGTGGTCGGCGTGACAATCCTTCTGGCACTTACTGCCATCGCCCTGGTTCTCGCCAAGCTCGTCAGAGCAGTTCCGTCCAGCATCTGGGTCCTGGCCCTGGCAACGATTGCCTCCGCGACGTTCCTGCCCGTCGGCCCGTTCATTGCCTCCACTACCCAGAACATCAACGTCCTCTTCGCAGGCCTGCCCATGATCGCCCTTATCGGCATGTCACTGGGCCGAGATGTGAAGGCGCTCCGCTCACTGAGCTGGAAGATCATCATCGTCGCCCTGATGACCTTCACCGCGAGCTTCGTCGCCGCGGCAGTCATTGCGCAGCTCGCCTTCCATTTCTAGCCTATGCTGCGGCAGGGAAGACGCCGGCGCGTAGGATCGGTGCCTTCCCTGCCGTCGTAACACCACAGACCGTTCACCGCACAGCACTGCAGAAGGAATCAGGCATGCTCATCACCAATGTCCGTTCGTGGGGCGGGGACGCCGTAGACCTGGAGATTAGCGGGGGACGGATCTCGGCCGTCCACGCGGCCGGGACCGGCGCCGTAACTGATGACGCTGACGGCCAGAAACTGGACGGGCGCGGCCGAATTGCCCTCCCGGCATTCACGGATGTGCACGTCCACCTGGACTCGACCCGGATCGGGCTGCCGTTCCGGGGGCACACGGGCTCGCCGGGCGTGTGGAACATGATGCGCAATGACCGGGAAAACTGGCGCGGCACCCCCATCCCCTACCCTGATGTGGTGGCGGGGACGCTGGAACGGATGATCGCCCGGGGCACCACGCGCGTCCGTTCCTACGCCCAGATCGACGTGGACTGCAAGCTTGAGCGCTTCGAGGCAGTCATGGCCGCGAAGGAGCGCTTTGCCCGCGCGGCGGACGTGGAGATCATGGCTTTCCCCCAGGCCGGCATCCTGCTGGAGGAAGGCACTGTCCCGCTGCTCGAGGAGGCATTGCGGGCGGGGGCCACGACTATCGGCGGCATCGACCCCTGCCAGCTGGACCGCGATCCGGTGCGCCATTTGGACATCGTGTTCGGCCTGGCTGAGAAGTACGGGGTCGACGTCGATATCCACCTTCACGAGCCCGGGCAGCTTGGGGTCTTCAGCGCGGAACTTGTCTTCGAACGCACCCGCGCACTGGCCATGCAGGGACGCGTGTCGCTGTCCCACGCTTACGATCTGGCCAACGTCCACCCCGATGTGACAGCCCGGATCATGGAGCAGATGGCCGAACTGGACGTCGCCTGGGCAACGGTGGCCCCGGCAAGCGGCGGCACACAGTTCGACCTGGCCCAGATGACCGCGGCCGGGATCCGCGTGGGTCTTGGCGAGGACGGCCAACGGGACTACTGGAGCCCGTACGGTAATTGCGACATGCTGGACCGCACCTGGCAGTTGGCCTTCACCCACCGGCTGCGCAAGGACCGGCTGATCGAGCACTGCGCGGCGATCGCCACCGTCGGAGGCGCCTCCATCGTGGACCGCACGGTTCAGCGCCTCACCAGTACGGATGACCGGCCCGGCCTCACTGTTGGAGACGCAGCAAATATCGTTATGGTGGAGGGCGAAACCGTCACCAGCGCCGTCATGGACCGCGGCACGGACCGTACCGTCACCCACAACGGCAGGCTGGTTGCCGACGGGTTGGTTGTT
This genomic interval from Arthrobacter sp. SLBN-100 contains the following:
- a CDS encoding DUF3100 domain-containing protein translates to MRNEAKTTGGTASVLVDAVPSRTFRARPVLWFAMIAISTAVCAVAIMIGTHKFHLGPAAIVLMPILWTVLIGGFLGVQRWKPIGGRARAVSTHLMDVSIVFFLAGLGTQIGPSLTKFTGIGPAILLQEVGHVVGTVILALPVAVALGLGRTAVGATWSIDRESYLAFAIQRFGVRSPEYRGVFAVWVLGSVFGAVFISLLAGLLGGLDFFDPRALALGLGLGSASMMLGGVGALSILYPEMAGEIMALAALSNLVTNIVGFYAGVFIALPMCQKLYRMWSRIFGRDDLGRRVRRGALLGAAAGTQAGGSVQAHRGGAVTEPDELSGTDTVDVHGIEADPVVVRSPKTWLAAFAATGAAGVLLNALGTGSVRPLDVVGVTILLALTAIALVLAKLVRAVPSSIWVLALATIASATFLPVGPFIASTTQNINVLFAGLPMIALIGMSLGRDVKALRSLSWKIIIVALMTFTASFVAAAVIAQLAFHF
- a CDS encoding amidohydrolase family protein; protein product: MLITNVRSWGGDAVDLEISGGRISAVHAAGTGAVTDDADGQKLDGRGRIALPAFTDVHVHLDSTRIGLPFRGHTGSPGVWNMMRNDRENWRGTPIPYPDVVAGTLERMIARGTTRVRSYAQIDVDCKLERFEAVMAAKERFARAADVEIMAFPQAGILLEEGTVPLLEEALRAGATTIGGIDPCQLDRDPVRHLDIVFGLAEKYGVDVDIHLHEPGQLGVFSAELVFERTRALAMQGRVSLSHAYDLANVHPDVTARIMEQMAELDVAWATVAPASGGTQFDLAQMTAAGIRVGLGEDGQRDYWSPYGNCDMLDRTWQLAFTHRLRKDRLIEHCAAIATVGGASIVDRTVQRLTSTDDRPGLTVGDAANIVMVEGETVTSAVMDRGTDRTVTHNGRLVADGLVVLPELTA